The genomic segment ACATAGACAAGCAatctaaacacataaaaatataagtTACCACTTAATATTAATTGTCTTTAATAACTGTGTCCTTCCACATTAACAGTccatgcaacaacaatgtaactactggtGATGtgttcactgttacagatgcCTTACAGTATAGCTCATGTAAACACACATGTGTATCAAGCTCagcttttattgtgtttaagtgTATCTTGATAGTTGTAGCAGCATGttctcttatgtaattacacatgtaaaaTGATGAACTGTTTAATCAGCTAGACATTGTAACAGGCTTACACTGCATTTACACTGCATTTACACTGAGCTAGCTACAGTAGCATATGCATGTTTTGTGGCATGATGACCAAACCAAAGTTCTGGCTTGAACCCGTTCTGTGATGTGACAGTATTGACACAACAACACCAGACGTCCTTAAAAGTAACTTAACAACTACAGAGGACCTTTCCacttacactctcagaaataaaggtatgaaactgtcgatggggcagtccccctcttgtctctggggtggttccctcaaggctccatctcagtacctttagtcagggatcataactgaaccataatccactgaaatgatctgttctaagctgtactgactccgccccgcctcgcctccaggcttttattctactgttctgttttaaaacattcagaaacTTAAAtaaggttcacaactggaccttaaaacctctGTTGTACTATTGAGGGTACATTTGCATGGTTTGTACCTTGATCagcaaaaatgtacctgcaaagtatctttatttctaacagtgcacttACATAGTTATTGTGTCATTTTTCACCTATGTAAAGGTAAACATGATAAGATAAATGGTCTTCTGCTGCGGCTGTGGGAAACATTCACATTACAGAATGTTTCATGGCCAGAACTTTGGTTGCCATGTCACAACACAGGCAAACTACTGCAGCTAGCTAAATGCAAGGGATGTTGGCCTCTCCTGTGCAGATGTAGTGTAAGTACTAAGTGTAAGTGCTCTCATAGTTTAGATCAttggaaaaacagcagtttgCGCAAATGCAATTACCTTCACTACTACACACTTTTATATGTCGTTACATAAGCAAAAATatgtcaagtcaaagtttatgtGTATAGCACATAACAGGTGTTGTTGCAaagcagcattacagaaaaacacgggtccgagcccccatgggCGTCACCAGTagtgatgtttcactgcacgcttgggttgaatgcggaggtgaaatttccccattcgGGAACTAATAAAGgtcaattaataataaatagtttGAGCCTGTTCAGCAGCAGTATCATCAGGTATCATCGAATATGCTGCTATAACTACCAAGATACGCTTTCATAATTACCTGAGTGAAATCTGAAGTTGATACTCGTTTATTTACATAAGCCGTTCTACTCTGTAACAGTGAACACCGTTCAGCAGTGAAGTTGTTGCgtgtatttttaatgtgtaaCGTTTAACGTGttactacacagttattatggAGACAGTGTAAAATGGGGCCAAAAAATATCTCAAATGCAATATTTTATTGACAATTTTGATTACTTTGCATAAAACCTCCAAAAATAAAGTGTGTGAAGTTGATATGGAGGGATAGGGACGTCTCTCGTGGTTAAAACCTTCGTGTGCATGCTGCACTGGCCTGTTTAGCTTATCCTGTGAGGTCTAAATACTTGAATCTGGAGAGGTTTCTGTCCAGTCGCGGTCAAAATTCACAGGTGATGCTGTGGTGATACGAGAAGATGACTGAAAGCATGTTTTACTTGAACCTTTACCCCCATTAGGCAGTGCACTGTTCTACCCTATCTAGAGTTGATTAAAGTGATGACAACGGCAGCAGCAGGGTTCATTCTAAGGTGTGCCGGAGAATCCGGGAAATGAAACGAAAGCCATTAGTTTGTCAGTGAGttggttctgtaaagcttgtatAATCTAACAGTAGCTATAAAAGAACACAGGGTTAGGTCAACTGACCCACTGTACTGACCTGTACCTGTGAATTTCACACTGTTTGCATCTGattgttttcttcctttctgaACAGGCTACATCCAGACTGTGCGAGGTTTGGTGCTGTTTGGAATGGCACTAGGCTTTTTTGCTGCCATATTTTGCTTTATTGGGATGGACTGCACATACATTGGTGGCAGTGAGAGAACCAATGATATAATATTATTGACAGGAgcgctttttcattttattggaGGTATGAAATTCATacattcataaaacattttttttctatgtgtTGTTTGCTTTAATCTCTCACGGTTTGCCCTTCTGTGTTGTCTCCTGAAGGTGTGGCTGATGTGGCTGGTTATTGCTTATTCACAATTAGATTAGGAAGAGCAGCGTTTGCACGCATGTCTTCAAGAGGCGTCCTGAGGTATTGAATCCTGTTTATAATTATTGATGTTTGGTTACTGTGGTAAATGTATTAATCATTCTTATTAGTAAATAGGCAACATTATAAACAACAACACTCGAATTTGACAATGATATgttgtagaaaactaaaaaaaacactagGCACCATCCACACAGCTAGCGTTTATTAGATGGAACACAGAAATACAccgactgctgtgtctgatccactcgcaccagtgcaacacacactaacacaccaccccatcagtgttactgaagtgctgagaatgatcccccacccaaatagtacctgctctgtagtggtcctttgggggtccagaccactgaagaacagggtaacagagtatcagagaaacagatggactacagtctgtaactgtagaactacagagtgcagctatacagtaagtggagctgataaagtggacagagagtcTAGATgcaaggaggtggacttaatgaaTGTCATTAGGAATATTATTATATGCTAATTAACAATACCTATTTTAACTCAGTTTTTTATTGATGGAAAACTCTTTAAATGTTCAATAATTCCAATAAACAACAACATCATTTAAATATGGCCTCAACAGATTCTGAAGGGAAGAGTAATGGTGTCATTAGGAAATACAGTACAGCctgacattcatcacactgtgattGAAAATATTAAAGGTTATTGTGTCAGTTGCGTAGGATTGGTTAAAATAAAGGACGCTGCAGTCGTGCTGTCCGTTTTATGCCTGTGTGGCATGGTGTGAACTGTTTGTACAGCAGGGACTTCTCAGCCTCCCTTTTCAGCCagcattgctcactagcagctcaacacagagtcttaACATTtgacacacagagagccaagtGTTCTAGTTAATCTGACAGCAAAGATGcatggaaaaatattttatttgatttatagtcattaaaattaagatttcatattttaattttaaaatttccTTTCAGCCAGAAAAATTGCCACcacactgctagaaataaaCGCACTATGCAGGttcatgattcattcatcaacgtacaaacaatgtaagtgcaccttaaaaggtacaacagtggttctaaggtccttacatgagtttttcctagtggaaaagttggtatttgtaccttttcataaccgaatgttttaaaacagagcagtagaataaaagcctggatgcgaggcgaggcagggtgtgtggagtcagtacatcttagaacagatcatcttagtggattatggttcagtaatgttctctgactaaaggtgctgGGTTGTACCCCTGAGGCTACCACCCCAGTggcaagaggggtactgccccagtgacagtgccTTTTTTCTGAGGGTGTAGGGGGGTTGGTGTATGGTTTAAAGACCATGATGTTGAAATAATTTAATGCTATGTTGTCACAAAAATGTGTTAACACACAAAAGTAGAGTTAAACTGCAATGAATGTATATTTACGTTGTTGGCCATTTTATGTGTCAGTTTTCTTCTTGTTACATTCTTCTTGTTCTTTTATTCGCGATTGATCTCATTTCTTTTATAGGTATCAGATAGGGCCTCCAATATACCTTGGTTTTGTGGGCAGCTTCTGCATAATCCTGGGCTCTATTTTGTATGTGGTGACTGTCTACAGAATCCTCGTGCCAAAGAGGTGAAACACGCACAGGCAATACATTTACAAGCCACAGCCACATCATCACATTTCATTTGGTACTTCATTAGTAActacacatcgctgctgtctgaacaaaaccttgtatctccacgtTTGTCACTTATTTGAAAGGACTttccattgtgtgtaaatgtaatataaatggaccaaaagaaacggcccagaattgcttggaaaaaaaatctggttccactgacttacattaaaagtaaagtatgttttttcctgctcctgtaaagttaccgttttggagatacgaggttttgttccgacataTTATAGACATGGCACTCTGATCAAGTCTTTAGACTTAGTTTGTTCACACAGACATAAACTGAGCTGCTTTCGTCTTTGGTTTTTTTATTATAGGAAAGTGGACGCATCTATGCCGAGAAAGCCCATGACCGCTAAAAGTTACGTTCCACTGGccaaaagtaaaacattataCACTGAAGACCACACAGCATCGATTCACTCCGATCTCTCAAGGCCCTTAAGCAAGTTAAGTGGTCATGAGTCCAGAGTTTCTCATATTACAGAAATTTCCGACAGAGATGATTTTGTTTGAACGTTGAATTATTCATATCCTTTCATAACATTGAAAATAATAGTGTAGCACAGTCGTCCTGCAATCATGGACTTTGCAtcacactttgtttacatagCAATGGTTTTAATTGATTCACTAATATCATcactttcagaacaaaacctagCATCGCTGACATTTCAAAATTATAGAAGAATGAAAGATCCTTCTTAACTTTAATGTCTggtaatgtaatgagattttattttaattttaattaatagcTTCTTTTTTATCGGTTCATTTATGAAGTGTTCATGCAAAGTAAAGGGCAACTGACATTTTCGAAAAAGTtgtaaaataaagggaaaaaaatcaggacatcaggttttgatatgacagtga from the Pygocentrus nattereri isolate fPygNat1 chromosome 6, fPygNat1.pri, whole genome shotgun sequence genome contains:
- the LOC108430481 gene encoding claudin-10, whose product is MKKTLIQVMGFLISTTGWFFVCCTLAMNYWRFTYIGGQGGYWVIKAAWYWTTLWRDCYTDTTAVDNCREYDVLWVINPRNTAERGYIQTVRGLVLFGMALGFFAAIFCFIGMDCTYIGGSERTNDIILLTGALFHFIGGVADVAGYCLFTIRLGRAAFARMSSRGVLRYQIGPPIYLGFVGSFCIILGSILYVVTVYRILVPKRKVDASMPRKPMTAKSYVPLAKSKTLYTEDHTASIHSDLSRPLSKLSGHESRVSHITEISDRDDFV